Proteins from one Geobacter sp. genomic window:
- the smc gene encoding chromosome segregation protein SMC encodes MKIKRIEIIGFKSFVDRTVLEFPPGVTAVVGPNGCGKSNVVDAIRWVMGEQSAKNLRGRQMEDIIFAGSETRKPLGMAEVSLVFSTDDGRVPAKYLNYSEIQVTRRLYRDGDSEYSLNKTPCRLLDINELFMDTGVGARAYSIIEQGRIGMILMAKPEERRFLIEEAAGVTKFKARKQVALKKIDNTRQNLLRIGDVVAEIRRQLNSLQRQAKKAERFRTLREELKGIEIAFATRRYRQLADESRQLELDLAERGVRVTSLAAEAASADNTLEERRIALLEEEKSLAAAQEEIFRAKGEYQSCENRLEFQRKELANLERQGSRFDEELTDLVRQQGEAEAELRHLEGRKGELLVEAAQEQEGLQSQNSVLEALRGEEAALLRRQEEERQQTISLLNRVAQLNNQQSEAGRRLARLAERFERSEREGAELAGRLSAAGVRVEELAAAFQKATEVKAGLAEAVGVLVARGTDLRNRLATAEQALQTGRDELSAKGSRLVSLKELDAQFAGYGQGVRTLFGAASFKGRFAGLVADLLETGEEYEAAVEGVLGERQQYVLCLRDEDALAAVAHLKETAGGRCSFLLPGWGDAAAVAALPEMPRLLDLVRITPDRRQLVEPLLADVYLADGLEAALAASRRHPRLTFVTREGEVATGGGVVTGGSAEGTGQGLIHTKREIRELTAKVAVLEETVAARSDERTRLRGELAAAEDELKRVRQELHQSEMQLVHLEKDLQRGREEVQRLEDRRSVKGMEDDQLVEEKSSLEQERAAAAEALAALEGEKAAREQDAAGLQADLKARRAEIDAHHEKLTGLKVRVATLEEKREANQRGIKRVSGLIDDLARKVVSLRQELVKGQEERERLQQEVARGDKALAALLQQHVAAEAAHAAVRARFEEQTSLLQEQEATLKVLREQLAAERDHVGQQSLRQTELNLQLRHLEGSMQERYLLDIAALPDDEPVADLDEPAMRQRQEELQKLVAELGEVNLMAIDEYKELEERYTFLSSQKADLEDSLQELQKAIQRINRTTRKRFLETFHLVNEQFQEVFPRLFCGGRAELRLTNEEDLLETGIEIIVQPPGKKLQNVSLLSGGEKALTAVALIFSIFLVKPSPFCLLDEVDAPLDDANIGRFNDMIREMTAFSQFILITHSKTTMAVADTLYGVTMEDPGVSKVVSVRLQ; translated from the coding sequence ATGAAGATCAAGCGCATCGAAATAATAGGATTCAAGTCCTTTGTCGACCGGACCGTGCTGGAGTTTCCGCCGGGGGTGACGGCTGTGGTCGGTCCCAACGGCTGCGGCAAGTCCAACGTGGTGGACGCCATCCGCTGGGTCATGGGGGAGCAGTCCGCCAAGAACCTGCGTGGCAGGCAGATGGAGGACATCATCTTTGCCGGCAGCGAAACCCGCAAGCCCCTGGGGATGGCCGAGGTCTCCCTGGTCTTCTCCACCGACGACGGCCGGGTGCCGGCGAAGTATCTCAACTACAGCGAGATCCAGGTGACGCGGCGGCTCTACCGCGACGGCGACAGCGAGTATTCCCTCAACAAGACCCCCTGCCGCCTGCTGGACATCAACGAGCTGTTCATGGACACCGGCGTGGGTGCACGGGCCTATTCGATCATCGAGCAGGGGCGGATCGGCATGATCCTGATGGCCAAGCCCGAAGAGCGCCGCTTCCTCATCGAAGAGGCGGCCGGGGTGACCAAGTTCAAGGCCCGCAAACAGGTGGCGCTGAAGAAGATCGACAACACCCGGCAGAACCTCCTTCGGATTGGCGACGTGGTGGCCGAGATCCGGCGCCAGCTCAACTCCCTGCAGCGCCAGGCAAAGAAGGCCGAGCGTTTCCGAACTCTGCGCGAGGAACTGAAGGGGATCGAGATCGCCTTTGCCACCCGCCGGTACCGCCAGCTTGCGGATGAGAGCCGGCAACTGGAGCTCGACCTGGCCGAGCGGGGTGTTCGCGTCACCAGCCTGGCGGCAGAGGCCGCAAGCGCGGATAACACCCTGGAAGAGCGGCGGATCGCCCTTCTGGAGGAGGAAAAGTCGCTTGCCGCGGCGCAGGAAGAGATCTTCCGCGCCAAGGGGGAGTACCAGAGCTGCGAGAACCGCCTGGAGTTCCAGCGCAAGGAGTTGGCCAACCTGGAGCGGCAGGGGAGCCGTTTCGACGAGGAGCTGACCGACCTGGTCCGCCAGCAGGGTGAGGCCGAGGCCGAACTGCGCCACCTTGAGGGGCGAAAAGGGGAGCTGCTCGTCGAGGCTGCGCAGGAACAGGAGGGGTTGCAGTCGCAGAACAGCGTGCTCGAAGCGTTGCGCGGCGAAGAGGCGGCGCTCTTGCGCCGGCAGGAAGAGGAGCGCCAGCAGACCATCTCGCTGCTCAACCGGGTGGCCCAGCTCAACAACCAGCAGAGCGAGGCGGGCCGTCGGCTGGCGCGGCTGGCGGAGCGGTTCGAGCGGAGCGAGCGCGAAGGGGCGGAGCTGGCCGGCAGACTTTCCGCTGCCGGGGTGCGGGTCGAGGAGCTGGCAGCTGCTTTTCAAAAGGCGACCGAAGTCAAGGCCGGGCTGGCCGAAGCGGTCGGCGTTCTCGTGGCCCGTGGCACCGATCTCAGGAATCGCCTGGCAACGGCGGAACAGGCACTGCAGACCGGCCGGGACGAGCTGAGCGCCAAGGGTTCGCGACTGGTCTCGCTCAAGGAGCTGGATGCCCAGTTTGCCGGCTACGGCCAGGGGGTCCGCACCCTGTTTGGCGCCGCGTCGTTCAAAGGTCGCTTTGCCGGGTTGGTGGCCGATCTGCTCGAAACCGGCGAAGAGTACGAGGCAGCCGTGGAAGGGGTCCTGGGGGAGCGGCAGCAGTACGTGCTCTGTCTGCGGGACGAAGATGCCCTTGCCGCCGTGGCGCACCTCAAGGAGACCGCCGGCGGTCGCTGCAGCTTCCTGCTGCCGGGGTGGGGGGATGCAGCCGCAGTCGCGGCCTTGCCGGAGATGCCGCGCCTGCTCGACCTGGTGCGGATCACCCCTGACCGGCGGCAGCTCGTGGAGCCGCTGCTGGCGGATGTCTATCTCGCCGACGGCCTGGAAGCGGCGCTTGCCGCTTCCCGCCGCCATCCCCGGCTCACCTTCGTCACCCGCGAGGGGGAAGTGGCCACGGGTGGCGGGGTGGTCACCGGCGGCTCGGCCGAAGGGACCGGCCAGGGTCTGATCCATACCAAGCGGGAGATCCGTGAGCTGACCGCCAAGGTGGCCGTGCTGGAAGAGACGGTGGCAGCCCGCAGTGATGAGCGAACCCGGCTGCGCGGGGAGCTTGCCGCTGCCGAAGATGAGCTGAAAAGGGTGCGCCAGGAGCTGCACCAGTCCGAGATGCAGCTCGTCCACCTGGAAAAGGACCTGCAGCGCGGGCGCGAAGAGGTGCAGCGCCTGGAAGACCGCCGCAGCGTCAAGGGGATGGAGGACGACCAGCTCGTCGAGGAAAAGAGCTCCCTGGAGCAGGAGCGGGCAGCCGCAGCCGAGGCCCTGGCCGCCCTGGAAGGGGAAAAGGCGGCGCGGGAGCAGGACGCGGCAGGGCTGCAGGCAGATCTCAAGGCGAGACGGGCAGAGATCGACGCCCATCACGAAAAGCTCACCGGCCTGAAGGTGCGGGTCGCCACCCTGGAGGAAAAGCGCGAGGCCAACCAGCGCGGCATCAAGCGGGTGAGCGGGCTCATCGACGACCTGGCCCGCAAGGTCGTCTCCCTGCGGCAGGAGCTGGTCAAGGGGCAGGAGGAGCGGGAGCGGCTGCAGCAGGAGGTGGCAAGAGGCGACAAGGCGCTGGCGGCGCTTTTGCAGCAGCATGTGGCGGCAGAGGCGGCCCATGCCGCGGTGCGGGCCCGCTTCGAGGAGCAGACCTCGCTCCTGCAGGAGCAGGAGGCGACCCTCAAGGTCCTGCGCGAGCAGCTCGCTGCGGAGCGCGACCATGTGGGGCAGCAGAGCCTGCGGCAGACTGAGCTGAACCTGCAGCTCCGTCACCTGGAGGGCTCCATGCAGGAGCGCTACCTGCTGGATATCGCCGCCCTGCCCGACGACGAGCCCGTTGCGGACCTGGACGAGCCGGCCATGCGGCAGCGCCAGGAAGAGCTGCAGAAGCTCGTTGCCGAGCTGGGCGAGGTCAACCTAATGGCCATCGACGAATACAAGGAGCTGGAAGAGCGCTACACCTTCCTCTCCTCCCAGAAAGCCGACCTGGAGGACTCGCTGCAGGAGCTGCAGAAGGCGATCCAGCGGATCAACCGCACCACCCGCAAGCGCTTCCTGGAGACCTTCCATCTGGTCAACGAGCAGTTCCAGGAGGTCTTTCCCCGGCTCTTCTGCGGCGGCCGCGCCGAGCTGCGGCTGACCAACGAGGAAGACCTGCTGGAGACCGGCATCGAGATCATCGTCCAGCCGCCGGGCAAGAAGCTGCAGAACGTCTCGCTCCTCTCCGGCGGCGAAAAGGCGCTCACCGCGGTGGCGCTCATCTTCTCCATCTTCCTGGTCAAGCCCTCCCCCTTCTGTCTGCTCGACGAGGTCGACGCCCCGCTGGACGACGCCAACATCGGCCGATTCAACGACATGATCCGGGAGATGACCGCCTTCTCCCAGTTCATCCTCATCACCCACTCCAAAACCACCATGGCGGTCGCCGACACCCTCTACGGCGTCACCATGGAAGACCCCGGCGTCTCCAAGGTTGTTTCGGTCAGGCTGCAGTAG
- a CDS encoding cupin domain-containing protein, translating to MSNELVAPETKGVTVKLLATVDLGPEIEGMAGRQLRMRMVTIEPGGVFGPIHDHKDRPGTVYILQGTITDHRDGVATDYGPGVGWPEDRNTTHWLENRGTIPAVEISVDIVRQV from the coding sequence ATGAGCAACGAACTGGTGGCACCTGAGACGAAAGGTGTTACGGTGAAGTTACTTGCAACGGTTGATCTTGGCCCTGAGATCGAGGGCATGGCAGGGCGCCAACTTCGAATGCGTATGGTGACCATCGAACCTGGAGGTGTCTTCGGCCCGATCCATGACCATAAAGACAGACCAGGCACCGTCTATATACTGCAAGGAACGATCACTGACCATCGAGATGGAGTTGCTACGGACTATGGACCGGGAGTGGGCTGGCCCGAGGATAGGAATACCACACACTGGCTTGAGAACAGAGGGACGATTCCGGCGGTGGAGATCTCGGTCGATATAGTCAGGCAGGTATAG
- a CDS encoding RCC1 repeat-containing protein encodes MASLFLFLNCVDASVTPKLTGGYNYTLALKSDGTVWAWGNNSSGQLGDGSLIQRLTPVPVNGISGITAIAAGWFHSAALRDDGTVWAWGENAYGKLGNNSTTTSLTPVQAGIDGVSAIATGCFHTVVLKNDGTVWAWGYNGSGQLGDGSTTDSLIPVHATELSGVTAIVAGNSHNVALKDDGTVWTWGYNAYGQVGDDSTTDRQIPFQVTGLTGVIAVAAGQYHSLALKNNGTVWAWGHNAYGQLGDGSTTDRLVPVQVAGLAGITAMAAGQHHTIALGEDGTVRAWGYNNRGQVGDGSIVNRLTPVYVSGLSGVTAITTGLLHSAAVKNDGSVWAWGDNYNGELGDNTSTIRVVPIPVSGLPGIADISAGNIETVAVKGDGTVWTWGADSLVPVQVNGLESITSTSASSEFRVVLKGDGTVWGWGSNKSGQLGDNSTTSRMSPVQAYGLSGATAIATGGAHTVALKNDGTVWAWGYNGWGNLGDNTTTNRLTPVPVTTLSGITAIAAGIFHTAAVKNDGTAWTWGNNSSGQLGDNSTTRRLAPVQVPGLSGITAIDAGYSHTVALQEDGTVWAWGDNARGQLGNNSTTGSLTPIQVLGLSRIVAIAAGQNHTVAVKNDGTLWAWGYNGNGELGDNTTVNRLIPVQVSGLSGIIRISAGYFHNMAIKNDGTVWGWGENTLWQLGDVKDLTAHPALINLYVYRVSTAVSSGGELSPAIVQSVPKGESTSFTVTPFTGYELETIDGCGGSINGAIYTTVPIIADCTVTATFRPITYGLSIAVAGPGTVHTSPGPDMACTSNCSQGYGYGTLVTVTASPEIGYHLASWGGDCSGRGVCSVTMYGLRGVFAAFAPSAASVSGVQYGTLAEAFANVSDGGAMLSRGVELFEDVVFNRPLAFTFRGGYDAGFTTIDGITVIHGSIVISAGTVNIDGSITIH; translated from the coding sequence ATGGCAAGTTTGTTCCTTTTTCTCAATTGTGTGGATGCTTCCGTCACCCCAAAGCTTACCGGTGGATACAACTATACACTGGCTCTGAAAAGCGACGGGACGGTCTGGGCGTGGGGCAATAACAGCTCTGGACAGTTAGGCGACGGGAGTCTCATTCAGCGACTGACGCCGGTTCCGGTGAACGGAATTTCCGGCATTACGGCCATTGCGGCAGGTTGGTTCCACTCTGCGGCCCTCAGAGACGACGGGACGGTCTGGGCGTGGGGCGAAAACGCGTATGGCAAGCTCGGGAACAATAGCACTACAACCAGCCTGACGCCTGTCCAGGCCGGGATTGATGGAGTATCGGCCATTGCCACGGGATGCTTCCACACGGTGGTCCTGAAAAACGACGGGACAGTCTGGGCGTGGGGCTATAATGGCAGCGGTCAGCTTGGGGATGGCAGTACGACGGACAGCCTGATTCCGGTTCATGCAACAGAGCTATCCGGGGTAACGGCCATAGTGGCCGGGAATTCTCATAATGTTGCCCTTAAAGATGACGGGACGGTCTGGACGTGGGGGTATAACGCATATGGCCAGGTCGGCGATGACAGTACGACAGACAGGCAGATCCCATTCCAGGTAACCGGACTCACAGGGGTCATTGCCGTTGCCGCGGGTCAGTATCATTCCCTCGCTCTGAAGAACAATGGGACTGTTTGGGCGTGGGGGCACAACGCCTATGGCCAGCTCGGAGACGGTAGTACGACGGATCGACTTGTGCCGGTCCAGGTTGCCGGACTTGCGGGGATTACCGCCATGGCCGCCGGTCAGCATCATACGATTGCCCTGGGGGAGGACGGTACGGTCCGGGCATGGGGATATAACAATCGCGGCCAGGTCGGTGACGGCAGCATAGTGAACAGGCTGACGCCGGTCTACGTGAGCGGCCTTTCGGGGGTTACTGCCATCACGACCGGTTTGCTCCATAGCGCCGCTGTGAAGAACGACGGATCGGTCTGGGCCTGGGGAGACAATTATAACGGCGAACTCGGGGACAATACCTCCACCATCCGGGTTGTGCCGATTCCGGTGAGTGGACTTCCAGGCATTGCGGACATTTCAGCGGGAAATATTGAGACGGTTGCCGTAAAGGGGGATGGAACGGTTTGGACGTGGGGAGCCGACAGCCTGGTTCCTGTCCAGGTTAACGGGCTGGAGAGCATTACCTCAACATCTGCGAGTTCCGAGTTCAGAGTGGTCCTAAAAGGGGACGGGACGGTTTGGGGCTGGGGTTCTAACAAAAGCGGCCAACTCGGGGACAACAGCACTACCAGCAGGATGTCACCGGTGCAGGCGTATGGGCTTTCCGGGGCTACCGCCATCGCCACGGGTGGGGCTCACACCGTTGCCTTGAAGAACGACGGGACCGTCTGGGCATGGGGGTATAACGGCTGGGGCAACCTCGGAGACAACACTACGACAAACCGTCTGACTCCGGTACCGGTGACCACGCTTTCCGGAATCACTGCCATTGCCGCTGGTATCTTTCACACCGCGGCTGTGAAGAACGATGGAACGGCCTGGACATGGGGAAACAACAGTAGCGGCCAGCTCGGAGACAACAGCACCACGAGGCGGCTGGCACCGGTCCAGGTGCCAGGCCTATCCGGTATAACAGCGATTGACGCGGGTTATTCACATACGGTTGCCTTGCAAGAGGATGGGACGGTCTGGGCCTGGGGAGATAACGCGCGTGGTCAGCTCGGGAACAACAGTACCACAGGCAGCCTGACACCGATTCAGGTACTCGGTCTTTCGAGGATTGTTGCCATCGCCGCCGGGCAGAACCACACGGTGGCTGTGAAGAATGATGGAACGCTCTGGGCGTGGGGTTATAACGGAAATGGCGAACTCGGAGACAACACAACTGTGAACCGGCTGATACCCGTTCAGGTAAGCGGGCTTTCGGGGATTATCAGGATCTCCGCCGGATATTTCCATAACATGGCGATCAAGAATGATGGAACCGTCTGGGGGTGGGGAGAGAATACATTATGGCAACTAGGTGACGTAAAGGACTTAACCGCGCACCCCGCACTGATCAACTTGTACGTCTACAGAGTATCGACTGCCGTGTCCAGTGGAGGGGAACTCTCGCCGGCTATCGTTCAAAGCGTTCCCAAGGGAGAATCCACGAGTTTCACCGTCACTCCCTTCACCGGGTATGAACTGGAAACGATCGACGGCTGTGGTGGTTCCATCAACGGGGCTATCTACACCACAGTCCCGATCATTGCCGACTGCACTGTGACTGCCACATTCCGGCCCATTACCTATGGGCTCTCTATTGCTGTTGCCGGCCCCGGTACCGTCCACACTAGCCCCGGACCCGACATGGCCTGCACGTCCAACTGCAGCCAGGGCTATGGTTACGGTACGCTGGTCACTGTCACGGCCTCTCCCGAAATCGGTTACCATCTCGCTTCCTGGGGAGGAGACTGCAGCGGCAGAGGTGTTTGCAGTGTCACCATGTATGGCCTGCGGGGCGTATTCGCGGCATTCGCACCTTCAGCCGCGAGTGTGAGCGGGGTGCAGTACGGCACTCTCGCTGAGGCATTTGCCAATGTATCGGATGGCGGTGCAATGCTTTCGCGCGGGGTCGAACTATTCGAAGATGTTGTCTTCAACCGCCCTCTCGCCTTTACCTTCCGTGGCGGCTACGATGCCGGTTTCACTACGATTGACGGCATCACCGTTATCCACGGATCGATAGTCATTTCTGCAGGCACAGTAAACATCGATGGCTCAATAACCATTCATTAG
- a CDS encoding Ku protein, with translation MAVQGIWSGTISFSLVAIPVQLVRAVAPGRISFRLLHSTDFSPLARRMFCPEQETMVPPEEIVRGYEIGPDRYLPITDEELESVSPERSRTIEIVEFIDMAEVDPIYFDHPYYLVPLKGGEKSYRLLAEVMRRTNRAGLAKFVLAEREYLVAVKSTEGALALTTLHYSGEILPDDDVAPQGGKIEAAAKSRMKKSIREMMAEFDPEKYADERRAKVMELLQRKLKEMTPVEAPEVREEEGEGPIDLVAALEEIMRKVKQDR, from the coding sequence ATGGCTGTTCAGGGGATATGGAGCGGGACGATCAGTTTCAGCCTGGTAGCGATCCCGGTGCAGCTGGTCAGGGCCGTAGCGCCCGGCCGTATCTCTTTCCGTCTGCTCCACAGCACGGATTTCTCCCCCCTGGCGAGAAGGATGTTCTGTCCGGAACAGGAAACCATGGTCCCGCCGGAGGAGATCGTGCGGGGATATGAGATCGGACCCGACAGATACCTGCCGATAACGGACGAGGAGCTGGAATCGGTGTCGCCCGAACGGAGCCGCACCATCGAGATCGTCGAGTTCATCGACATGGCGGAAGTGGACCCGATCTACTTTGATCACCCCTATTATCTCGTCCCTTTGAAGGGGGGCGAAAAATCCTACCGGCTGCTGGCCGAGGTGATGCGCCGGACCAACAGGGCCGGGCTCGCCAAATTCGTGCTGGCAGAGCGCGAGTACCTGGTGGCGGTCAAAAGCACGGAGGGTGCGCTGGCCCTGACGACGCTTCATTACAGCGGGGAAATACTCCCCGATGATGATGTGGCGCCGCAGGGGGGAAAGATCGAAGCAGCAGCGAAGAGCCGGATGAAGAAGAGCATCAGGGAGATGATGGCGGAGTTCGACCCGGAAAAATATGCGGACGAGCGCCGGGCAAAGGTCATGGAGCTCCTGCAGAGGAAGCTGAAGGAAATGACACCGGTGGAGGCCCCGGAAGTCCGGGAAGAAGAGGGGGAAGGCCCGATCGATCTGGTCGCCGCGCTGGAGGAGATCATGCGCAAAGTGAAGCAGGACCGGTGA
- a CDS encoding ATP-dependent DNA ligase encodes MSREFVDIAGRRLSLSNLEKELYPSCGFTKAHVLEYYGRIAAFILPHLKGRALTLKRYPDGVEKDYFFEKRCPSHHPEWAETAEIRGEGGERMTVCLVNDPATLIWVANLASLELHVPLGRAASPETADAMVFDLDPGAGADVLDCARVALILREILARLGLVGWVKTSGLKGLHVYVPLNRAETTFEETKTFSRAVAVIMQKNYPELVTSKMAKDARQGKVFINWSQNDASKTMVCVYSLRAREKPLVSFPLAWGELEELERLRDPKRFQIDHAEAVHRAETRGDLFCEVIEKQQKLPHL; translated from the coding sequence GTGAGCCGGGAATTCGTCGACATCGCCGGGAGAAGGCTCTCCCTGTCGAACCTTGAAAAGGAGCTCTATCCCTCCTGTGGTTTCACCAAGGCCCACGTCCTGGAATACTATGGCCGGATCGCCGCGTTCATCCTCCCCCACCTGAAAGGCCGGGCATTGACCCTGAAGCGGTATCCCGACGGGGTGGAGAAGGATTATTTTTTCGAGAAGCGCTGTCCTTCCCACCATCCGGAGTGGGCGGAAACGGCCGAGATCCGCGGGGAAGGCGGGGAGCGGATGACGGTCTGCCTGGTCAACGACCCGGCAACGCTGATCTGGGTGGCGAACCTGGCGTCCCTCGAACTCCATGTCCCCCTTGGCAGGGCCGCTTCCCCGGAAACGGCCGATGCCATGGTCTTCGACCTGGACCCCGGCGCGGGGGCGGACGTCCTGGATTGTGCCAGGGTGGCGCTGATACTCCGGGAGATCCTCGCCCGGCTGGGGCTTGTGGGCTGGGTAAAGACCTCGGGCCTGAAGGGGCTCCATGTCTATGTCCCCCTGAACCGCGCCGAGACGACCTTTGAGGAGACCAAGACATTTTCCAGGGCCGTGGCCGTGATCATGCAGAAAAATTATCCGGAGCTGGTGACCTCGAAGATGGCGAAGGACGCCCGGCAGGGGAAGGTCTTCATCAACTGGTCCCAGAACGACGCCTCAAAGACCATGGTCTGCGTCTATTCCCTGCGGGCCAGGGAGAAGCCGCTCGTTTCGTTTCCCCTGGCGTGGGGAGAACTGGAGGAACTGGAACGGCTTCGCGACCCGAAAAGGTTCCAGATCGACCATGCGGAGGCTGTTCACAGGGCAGAGACACGGGGGGACCTGTTTTGCGAGGTGATCGAGAAACAACAGAAGCTGCCCCATCTGTGA
- a CDS encoding DUF72 domain-containing protein, with protein sequence MKIHVGTSGYAYKEWKGIFYPEKISPKGMLRFYGERLNAVEINYTFHHMPTERILTPWVEQVPDDFAFALKAPQVMTHMKQLRNVEEEADFFFRTLPVLGSKLGPALFQFPKFFHAKKNLPALEDFLALIPGNVPCAFDFRSPSWLEAGVADLLRERGCCLCFEDTDENPAHEIVATTSWGYLRLRRAIYTEADLAQWLEKILAQQWEQVFVFFKHEEEAAGPIVGPEMALRFRELAAARPASGGRMASGA encoded by the coding sequence ATGAAGATCCATGTCGGGACGAGCGGGTATGCGTACAAGGAATGGAAGGGGATATTCTATCCGGAAAAGATCTCGCCCAAGGGGATGCTCCGCTTTTATGGGGAACGCCTCAATGCGGTGGAGATCAACTATACCTTTCACCACATGCCCACCGAGAGGATCCTGACACCCTGGGTGGAACAGGTTCCCGACGATTTTGCCTTTGCGCTCAAGGCGCCCCAGGTCATGACGCATATGAAGCAGCTCCGCAACGTTGAGGAGGAGGCCGACTTCTTCTTCCGGACCCTCCCGGTTCTGGGGAGCAAACTGGGGCCGGCCCTGTTCCAGTTTCCAAAGTTTTTCCACGCGAAAAAGAACCTCCCGGCCCTGGAGGATTTTCTCGCCCTGATTCCCGGCAATGTGCCGTGCGCCTTCGACTTCCGCAGCCCCTCCTGGCTCGAAGCGGGAGTGGCGGATCTCCTGCGTGAAAGGGGCTGCTGCCTGTGCTTCGAGGATACCGACGAGAATCCGGCTCATGAGATCGTCGCTACGACGTCATGGGGCTACCTGCGCCTGCGCCGGGCCATCTATACGGAGGCCGATCTGGCGCAATGGCTGGAAAAGATCCTTGCGCAACAATGGGAGCAGGTCTTCGTCTTTTTCAAGCACGAGGAAGAGGCTGCCGGTCCGATTGTGGGGCCCGAAATGGCGCTCCGTTTTCGTGAGCTTGCCGCGGCACGTCCCGCTTCCGGCGGGAGGATGGCATCCGGAGCATAG
- a CDS encoding NfeD family protein, giving the protein MNILWWHWVVMGLILIGLELVVPSFTIVWFGLGAVLVGIIIAIVPSLPLSAQILTWTIVSAGLTVAWFRFFKPRSRTFAGSSKDAIIGERGLVIKAAGTYDKGRVKFQLPLLGADEWPCMSDEPLEVGDRIRVVDVEGHLLKVEKTDKGEKS; this is encoded by the coding sequence GTGAACATACTCTGGTGGCACTGGGTGGTAATGGGACTCATACTCATCGGCCTCGAACTGGTGGTCCCCTCCTTTACCATCGTCTGGTTCGGCCTCGGGGCCGTTCTGGTCGGCATCATCATTGCGATTGTCCCGAGCCTCCCCCTGTCGGCCCAGATCCTCACCTGGACCATTGTCTCGGCAGGGCTGACCGTTGCCTGGTTCCGTTTCTTCAAGCCGCGCAGCAGAACCTTCGCCGGCTCGTCCAAGGATGCGATCATCGGCGAGAGGGGTCTGGTCATCAAGGCTGCGGGCACATACGACAAGGGGAGAGTCAAGTTCCAACTGCCGCTTCTCGGGGCGGACGAATGGCCCTGCATGTCCGACGAGCCGCTTGAGGTGGGGGACCGGATCAGGGTGGTGGACGTGGAGGGGCATCTGTTGAAAGTGGAAAAAACCGACAAAGGGGAAAAGTCATGA
- a CDS encoding HD domain-containing protein, protein MEAVLSLLRPLFPPALHDRVFLVGGSVRDLLSCRVSQDLDLVAAVPPEGLERLGFRFVAAKSAAPIYFRFIEGVGKVEATLLDDVSLLTADLHRRDFTVNAMALSLGGELLDPLGGRDDLAARSLRACSDSSFSDDPLRCFRAFRFEAEGWRLTDESAELLRAGSRSLGLEAVPVERFSAEMLKALAKQEPVRFFQRMLEFDIGSEFLPELFRMGEVPAGPLEYHPEGDLCTHSLEVLERLTQQSDDPLARFCGLFHDLGKLATDPPLYPRHHGHEETGSELARGFCDRLRLPALYRRALAATCRLHGSARRWPELRDSTRVRMAEQAIQAGIVEILPLVAAADKASGQVMPGWAEAVQVASMSSTELGVDRLVLEGMAPEHRGTLLLQRRVERLRRMRDGSA, encoded by the coding sequence ATGGAGGCAGTGCTTTCGTTACTGCGCCCCCTGTTTCCTCCTGCGCTCCATGACCGGGTTTTCCTGGTCGGTGGCAGCGTGCGGGACCTGCTCTCGTGCAGGGTAAGCCAGGACCTGGACCTGGTGGCCGCCGTGCCGCCAGAGGGGCTTGAGCGCCTCGGTTTTCGCTTCGTGGCGGCCAAAAGCGCGGCTCCCATCTACTTTCGGTTCATTGAGGGCGTCGGCAAAGTCGAGGCGACTCTGCTGGACGATGTCTCGCTGCTCACGGCCGACCTGCACCGGCGGGACTTCACCGTCAATGCCATGGCTCTCTCCCTGGGGGGTGAGCTCCTCGACCCGCTGGGGGGGCGCGACGACCTGGCAGCCCGCAGTTTACGGGCCTGCAGCGACAGCTCTTTCAGCGACGATCCGCTCCGCTGTTTCCGGGCCTTCCGCTTCGAGGCAGAGGGGTGGCGGCTGACAGACGAGTCTGCGGAACTGCTCCGGGCCGGGAGCCGGTCATTGGGGCTGGAAGCCGTGCCGGTGGAGCGCTTTTCCGCCGAGATGCTCAAGGCGCTGGCCAAGCAGGAGCCGGTGCGATTCTTCCAAAGGATGCTGGAGTTCGACATCGGCTCGGAGTTCCTCCCCGAGCTGTTCCGGATGGGGGAGGTGCCGGCCGGGCCGCTGGAATACCACCCCGAAGGGGACCTCTGCACCCACTCCCTGGAGGTGCTGGAGCGGCTGACGCAGCAGAGCGACGATCCGCTGGCGCGTTTCTGCGGCCTGTTCCATGATCTGGGAAAGCTTGCCACTGACCCTCCGCTCTACCCGCGGCATCATGGCCACGAGGAGACGGGGAGCGAATTGGCGAGGGGCTTTTGCGACCGTCTGCGGCTGCCGGCGCTGTACCGGCGGGCACTGGCAGCGACCTGCCGCCTGCATGGCAGTGCCAGACGATGGCCCGAGCTGCGCGATTCCACCAGGGTCCGCATGGCCGAGCAGGCCATCCAGGCGGGCATCGTGGAGATCCTGCCGCTGGTTGCCGCTGCGGACAAGGCCTCCGGCCAGGTCATGCCGGGCTGGGCAGAGGCGGTGCAGGTCGCGTCCATGAGCAGCACCGAGCTGGGGGTTGACCGGCTCGTGCTGGAGGGGATGGCGCCGGAGCATCGTGGTACGCTCCTGCTGCAGCGCCGGGTGGAGCGGCTTCGCCGGATGCGGGATGGATCGGCATGA